From one Luteolibacter sp. SL250 genomic stretch:
- a CDS encoding molybdopterin-dependent oxidoreductase yields MLEPGNFGLGKVPARLKPASTTTSICGYCATGCQLKLHLDENGRAINLSPQAHYPVNLGMACPKGWQALDPLDSPDRATTPLLRDASGKLQETDWPTALATFTERFKAIKEQHGHESVAFLSTGQIPFEEMAFLGCLFKFGMGFLHCDANTRQCMATAVAAYKQSFGFDAPPATYADFEESDVIILVGANLCIAHPILWQRVMRNTRSPEIIVIDPRATETAQAATRHVSLKPKGDLALLYSLAHCILRDGRTDPTSIANTEGINEFRQFVADYPPHAVVEKTGLTVEQIESLARTVSEPGKRVSWWWTMGVNQSHEGVRTAQAMINLCLITGNIGKPGTGANSITGQCNAMGSRLFSNTTSLVGGHDFSVPAHREKVASQLGIPLENIPSEYSLAYDQILAAAEEGKIKGLWIVATNPFHSWIDSGRLARLREKLDFLVVQDMYHTTESAKEADLLLPAASWGEKAGCFINSERRIGTIKPFRQAPGQALSDFRIFRLIAETWGCGELFSRWTDPESVFHILRDLTKDRPCDITGIEGYSHLDEHGGIQWPFPADGNPRPVRERRLFEDGLFYTPSGKANLLFSAPAALPEPTDFQFPFTLLTGRGTSSQWHTQSRTGKSDILRKLYPSDVYVEMHPDDARKFRLKNDDPVQVESRRGLIEAFVYIAPTVQSGHVFIPMHYPEVNRLTHSSFDPHSRQPNYKNCAVRLRKGKQA; encoded by the coding sequence GTGCTCGAACCCGGGAACTTCGGGCTCGGCAAAGTCCCAGCGCGCCTGAAGCCGGCGTCCACCACGACCTCCATCTGCGGCTACTGCGCCACCGGCTGCCAGTTGAAGCTCCACCTGGATGAGAACGGCCGCGCGATCAACCTGAGCCCCCAGGCCCACTACCCGGTCAATCTCGGGATGGCCTGCCCGAAAGGCTGGCAGGCGCTTGATCCGCTGGATTCCCCGGATCGGGCCACCACCCCGCTGCTCCGTGACGCCTCCGGCAAACTCCAGGAAACCGACTGGCCCACCGCCCTCGCCACATTCACAGAACGCTTCAAGGCCATCAAGGAACAGCACGGCCACGAGTCTGTGGCGTTCCTCTCCACAGGCCAGATCCCCTTCGAGGAGATGGCCTTCCTCGGCTGCCTGTTCAAATTCGGGATGGGCTTCCTCCATTGTGACGCGAACACCCGCCAGTGCATGGCCACAGCGGTCGCCGCCTACAAACAGTCGTTCGGATTCGATGCGCCACCCGCGACCTACGCGGATTTCGAGGAATCCGATGTCATCATCCTGGTGGGCGCGAACCTTTGCATCGCCCACCCGATCCTCTGGCAGCGCGTGATGCGCAACACACGGTCCCCCGAGATCATCGTGATCGATCCACGCGCCACGGAGACGGCACAGGCAGCGACCCGCCACGTTTCCCTGAAACCCAAGGGGGATCTCGCGCTGCTATACTCCCTGGCCCATTGCATCCTGCGGGACGGGCGGACCGATCCGACATCCATCGCCAATACCGAAGGCATCAACGAGTTCAGACAGTTCGTCGCGGACTACCCACCGCACGCGGTTGTGGAGAAAACGGGCCTGACGGTGGAGCAGATCGAGTCTCTCGCGCGGACCGTTTCGGAACCCGGCAAACGGGTTTCGTGGTGGTGGACCATGGGGGTGAACCAATCCCATGAGGGCGTCCGCACCGCCCAGGCGATGATCAATCTCTGCCTGATCACGGGGAACATCGGGAAGCCGGGCACTGGTGCCAACTCCATCACCGGACAGTGCAACGCGATGGGTTCGCGGCTGTTCTCGAACACCACCTCACTGGTCGGTGGTCATGATTTCAGCGTTCCCGCCCACCGTGAAAAAGTTGCTTCCCAGTTGGGGATCCCCCTCGAGAACATTCCCAGCGAGTACTCCCTCGCTTACGACCAGATTCTCGCCGCCGCCGAGGAAGGGAAGATCAAAGGACTCTGGATCGTTGCCACCAATCCCTTTCACTCCTGGATTGATTCCGGTCGCCTGGCCCGGCTCCGGGAGAAGCTGGACTTTCTGGTCGTCCAGGACATGTACCACACCACGGAAAGCGCGAAAGAGGCGGACCTGCTCCTGCCCGCCGCTTCGTGGGGGGAAAAGGCCGGCTGCTTCATCAATTCCGAACGCCGGATTGGCACGATCAAGCCCTTCCGCCAGGCTCCCGGACAGGCGCTGTCAGATTTCCGGATCTTCCGTCTGATCGCCGAGACTTGGGGCTGTGGTGAGCTGTTTTCCCGTTGGACGGACCCGGAATCCGTATTCCACATCCTGAGGGATCTCACCAAAGACCGCCCCTGTGACATCACTGGAATCGAGGGATATTCCCACCTCGACGAACATGGGGGCATCCAGTGGCCATTCCCGGCAGACGGAAATCCTCGTCCCGTGCGTGAGCGGCGACTGTTCGAGGACGGTCTGTTTTACACCCCCAGCGGCAAGGCAAACCTCTTGTTCTCTGCTCCCGCAGCCCTCCCGGAGCCAACCGACTTCCAGTTTCCCTTCACGCTCCTGACCGGTCGAGGGACCAGCAGCCAGTGGCACACCCAGTCCAGAACCGGAAAATCCGACATTCTGCGAAAGCTCTATCCAAGTGATGTCTACGTGGAGATGCATCCGGATGATGCCCGCAAGTTCCGCCTGAAAAACGACGATCCCGTGCAGGTGGAATCCCGGAGAGGCTTGATTGAAGCGTTCGTTTATATCGCTCCCACCGTTCAATCCGGCCACGTTTTCATCCCGATGCACTATCCGGAGGTCAACCGGCTCACCCATTCCTCATTCGATCCTCACTCCCGCCAGCCCAACTACAAGAATTGTGCGGTCAGGCTCAGGAAGGGGAAGCAGGCCTAG
- a CDS encoding metallophosphoesterase produces MSPVLVILLLIPLISMAWLFWALRRLRRLEVHPAITTVMAASVIGILCCFIWIVLARQEIAPKVPGGPYSLVLLWGLFALPLIALPSMIGWAFFKISKAITGRNKAAETSPPTDPTRRRVLGAVAVSLPVVATFGTAAISIPQRTRFRIRDITVPIKDLPADLHGLRIAHLSDTHVGKFTHGKLLHELADATNQLKADLVLMTGDLIDQSINDLPEALDMMARIDPRSGLYLIEGNHDLFQGPEKFAKGVLDRGFNLLRDENAVVTTKGHPIELLGIRWHGRNKPIDPHVDEVSNNRNPEALPILLAHHPHAFDRAAELGIPLTLAGHTHGGQLMVTPDIGPGPMLYKYWSGLYRKPGASLVVSNGAGNWFPLRSAAPAEIVHIKLIRT; encoded by the coding sequence GTGTCACCTGTCCTCGTCATCCTCCTGCTGATCCCCCTCATTTCCATGGCTTGGCTTTTCTGGGCCTTGCGGCGGTTGCGTCGGCTGGAAGTCCACCCTGCCATCACCACCGTGATGGCGGCCAGTGTGATCGGTATCCTCTGCTGTTTCATCTGGATCGTGCTGGCGAGACAGGAAATCGCACCCAAGGTCCCCGGCGGGCCGTATTCACTGGTCCTGCTGTGGGGGCTGTTCGCGCTGCCGCTCATCGCCCTGCCGAGCATGATCGGGTGGGCGTTCTTCAAGATCTCCAAGGCAATCACCGGCAGGAACAAAGCCGCGGAAACCTCCCCGCCGACGGACCCCACCCGCCGCCGCGTGCTGGGCGCGGTCGCCGTCAGCCTGCCGGTCGTTGCGACGTTCGGGACCGCCGCCATCAGCATCCCGCAGCGGACCCGTTTCCGTATCCGCGACATTACGGTCCCCATCAAGGACCTGCCCGCCGATCTCCACGGGCTGCGGATCGCCCATCTCAGTGACACCCATGTGGGCAAGTTCACCCACGGGAAGCTCCTCCACGAACTGGCGGACGCCACCAACCAACTGAAGGCCGACCTAGTACTGATGACCGGCGACCTCATCGACCAGTCCATCAACGATCTCCCCGAGGCTCTCGACATGATGGCACGCATCGATCCCCGGTCCGGCCTTTATCTGATCGAGGGCAACCACGACCTTTTCCAAGGTCCGGAGAAGTTCGCGAAAGGCGTCCTCGACCGGGGGTTCAACCTTCTCCGGGATGAAAACGCGGTGGTGACCACCAAGGGCCACCCCATCGAGCTGCTGGGCATCCGCTGGCACGGACGGAACAAACCCATCGATCCCCACGTGGATGAGGTCTCCAACAACCGGAATCCGGAGGCGCTGCCCATCCTTCTCGCCCACCACCCCCATGCCTTCGACCGCGCGGCGGAGCTGGGTATTCCGCTCACACTGGCCGGGCACACCCACGGCGGCCAACTGATGGTCACCCCGGATATCGGGCCTGGGCCGATGCTCTACAAATACTGGTCCGGACTCTACCGGAAGCCGGGAGCCAGCCTGGTGGTCAGCAACGGTGCCGGAAACTGGTTTCCTCTCCGATCCGCCGCTCCCGCGGAGATCGTCCACATCAAACTTATCCGGACCTGA
- a CDS encoding KUP/HAK/KT family potassium transporter — protein sequence MNASPGGRAANPRIAGAALAALGIVFGDIGTSPLYAFRECFAGPHAHAVAMTPHNLTGAASLVVWSLLLVVSVKYLFIILRLDNKGEGGILSLSALIRSASRRLGGADPKAVLLLGLAGAALIYADGMLTPAISVLSAVEGLTVSAPTLQHWVVPISVTLLAGVFAIQKKGTEIVGKLFGPVVLLWFTALGLLGIRMILAHPQVLSALSPLEGFSFLVREWKHSLPLLAAVFLAVTGGEALYADLGHFGKRPIRVAWFSVVLPGLVLNYLGQAALLVEDPTAIRSPFFLMAPEMLRFPLTLLATAAAIIASQALISGAFSLTTQAVQLGVLPRFRILHTSDEEVGQVYVPAINWFLAAACIILVVEFGSSSALAGAYGIAIALTMTITSLLFFSAARAVWGWSLVKAGLITVVFLAVDGAFLLANASKIIHGGWLPLIIASSFMGLMLIWIRGRRLLWARIQRDSLPVDMLLRDLGKGKIHRVSGTAIYMTGGGNIVPGAMLHNLKHNQVLHERIVLLHVVTLDQPYAPPEESLTHAELGHGLHRVVLRFGFADEPDVPTALKKYLPESIRFQPGKATYFLGRETYGVGKKANLLDRIRLSIFATMARNASPATAYFKLPPGRVVELGAQLTL from the coding sequence ATGAATGCTTCTCCCGGCGGCCGCGCCGCGAATCCACGGATCGCCGGTGCGGCTTTGGCCGCGCTTGGCATTGTCTTCGGCGATATTGGCACCAGCCCGCTCTACGCGTTCCGTGAGTGTTTCGCAGGTCCCCATGCCCATGCCGTTGCAATGACGCCTCACAACCTGACCGGAGCAGCTTCGTTGGTGGTGTGGTCGCTGTTGCTGGTGGTTTCGGTGAAGTATCTCTTCATCATCCTGCGGCTGGATAACAAAGGGGAAGGCGGAATCCTCTCCCTGTCCGCGTTGATCCGGTCCGCTTCCCGACGTCTGGGCGGTGCGGATCCGAAGGCGGTGCTGCTGCTGGGATTGGCGGGTGCCGCCCTCATCTATGCGGACGGCATGCTCACGCCGGCGATTTCCGTCCTTTCCGCCGTGGAGGGCCTGACGGTGAGCGCGCCCACGCTCCAGCACTGGGTGGTCCCCATCTCTGTCACGCTGCTGGCCGGAGTTTTCGCGATCCAGAAGAAAGGCACTGAGATCGTCGGCAAGCTGTTCGGCCCGGTGGTGTTGTTGTGGTTCACCGCGCTGGGCTTGCTCGGCATCCGGATGATCCTCGCCCACCCGCAGGTCCTTTCCGCGCTGAGCCCCCTGGAGGGCTTTTCCTTTCTGGTCCGGGAGTGGAAACACTCCCTGCCCCTGCTGGCCGCCGTATTCCTCGCGGTGACCGGGGGGGAGGCACTCTATGCGGATCTGGGCCATTTCGGCAAACGGCCGATCCGGGTCGCCTGGTTCAGTGTCGTGCTTCCCGGTCTGGTCCTCAACTACCTCGGCCAGGCTGCGTTGCTGGTGGAGGATCCCACCGCCATCCGCAGCCCGTTTTTCCTGATGGCTCCGGAGATGCTGCGCTTCCCGCTCACCTTGCTCGCCACCGCGGCGGCCATCATCGCCAGCCAGGCTCTGATTTCCGGAGCCTTCTCGCTGACCACCCAGGCGGTCCAGCTCGGAGTGCTGCCACGTTTCCGCATCCTACACACCTCGGACGAGGAAGTCGGTCAGGTCTATGTTCCCGCGATCAATTGGTTCCTCGCCGCAGCCTGCATCATCCTGGTGGTGGAGTTCGGCTCCTCATCCGCCCTCGCCGGCGCGTACGGCATCGCCATCGCGCTGACGATGACCATCACCTCCCTGCTTTTCTTCTCCGCCGCACGTGCGGTGTGGGGCTGGTCACTGGTGAAGGCGGGCCTGATCACTGTCGTCTTCCTCGCGGTGGACGGAGCTTTCCTGCTGGCGAACGCCTCCAAGATCATCCACGGGGGCTGGCTGCCACTGATCATCGCCTCCAGCTTCATGGGGCTGATGCTCATCTGGATCCGTGGCCGCCGCCTGTTGTGGGCACGCATCCAGCGGGACTCCCTGCCAGTAGACATGCTGCTGCGGGATCTGGGCAAAGGGAAGATCCACCGGGTGTCCGGCACCGCCATCTACATGACCGGAGGCGGCAACATCGTACCCGGCGCGATGCTCCATAACCTGAAGCACAACCAGGTGCTGCACGAGCGGATCGTCCTCCTGCATGTCGTCACCCTGGACCAACCGTATGCTCCGCCGGAGGAATCCCTCACCCATGCGGAGCTGGGCCACGGTCTCCACCGTGTGGTGCTGCGCTTCGGGTTCGCCGATGAGCCTGACGTTCCAACCGCCCTCAAGAAATACCTGCCGGAATCGATCCGCTTCCAGCCCGGAAAGGCGACCTATTTCCTTGGACGGGAAACCTACGGGGTCGGAAAGAAGGCGAATCTCCTCGACCGCATCCGGCTTTCGATCTTTGCGACGATGGCGCGGAACGCCTCTCCGGCCACCGCTTACTTCAAGCTACCTCCGGGCCGGGTGGTGGAACTGGGTGCCCAGCTCACCCTCTGA
- a CDS encoding PH domain-containing protein — protein MNPSFKANWGRPLILISTVATLICLGVAIHSWQRGHHGLLRFWLPLLLPFTALPFMVCGYRIEPGKVMVRRLFWETGIPLAGLTSAEREPEIMKGCLRLCGNGGIFSFTGWYWSRTCGMFRLFATNTQDMVALKIGRKTIVISPDRPSEFIATLEERQPRHE, from the coding sequence ATGAACCCTTCCTTCAAAGCAAACTGGGGCCGCCCGCTGATCCTCATTTCAACCGTGGCCACCCTGATCTGTCTGGGCGTCGCCATCCACTCATGGCAGCGGGGGCACCATGGACTCCTCCGCTTCTGGCTGCCGCTCCTTCTCCCGTTCACCGCACTGCCGTTCATGGTGTGCGGCTACCGCATCGAGCCCGGCAAGGTCATGGTGCGGCGGCTGTTCTGGGAAACGGGCATTCCACTCGCCGGACTGACGTCGGCGGAACGCGAACCGGAGATCATGAAAGGCTGCTTGAGGCTCTGTGGAAACGGCGGGATTTTCTCCTTCACCGGTTGGTACTGGAGCCGGACCTGCGGGATGTTCCGCCTCTTTGCCACCAACACGCAGGACATGGTGGCGCTGAAAATCGGTCGTAAAACCATCGTCATCTCCCCGGACCGGCCTTCGGAATTCATCGCCACCTTGGAGGAAAGGCAACCACGCCATGAGTGA
- a CDS encoding S8 family serine peptidase, whose product MRWRPLIFVTGFLLTAVGGYLIARTAIPPKKDAEAAGSGKSSRPRQPHEMINPDPEFRKRTRPAFQADREAQEAGALVGQRTLVFANRAAMEAFLARAAGKVNVMGRLDRLSVLRIGFLNYEDLAALLDGSEEIGLIFSATFPESESVSAQPGAVPMGSALLEWLGISGDHSSWGQGVRIAVLDTGVSPHPAFGGQVIPIGQAGDPNGHGTAVASMILGNTLQLPGVAPGSTVISLQVADEHGYSDSFRIAEGILAAMDAGAVIINISLGSTGDSALLRSVVAMARDAGVLIVAPTGNSGSNQVLMPAAYDGVIAVGAVDKAGQVLAFSNTGMGIDLVAPGYGLNAAWTEDGAAAVSGTSFSGPIVAGMIAGVMQQMGVTNLQAWDIILKNLDETGQPGYDQITGNGTPNAERILASGTPGIHDAAFASYWVDPAKPDQMQVTIQNRGTEPLVNTAVTVKGPSGIRYFNSTSLKVGGIQTFSVPMGRIRGGSADFETTVTVSGGQQDLRPGNNVRVETHTPSQGW is encoded by the coding sequence ATGCGCTGGCGTCCTCTGATCTTTGTGACCGGCTTCCTGCTGACTGCGGTGGGAGGCTATCTGATCGCGCGTACCGCAATCCCGCCAAAGAAGGACGCCGAGGCTGCCGGAAGCGGGAAGTCCTCCAGGCCCAGACAACCCCATGAGATGATCAACCCGGACCCGGAGTTCCGGAAACGAACAAGGCCTGCATTCCAAGCTGACCGGGAGGCGCAGGAGGCGGGGGCCCTTGTTGGACAACGCACCTTGGTCTTTGCCAACCGGGCGGCGATGGAGGCATTCCTCGCCCGTGCGGCTGGCAAGGTGAACGTGATGGGCCGCCTCGACCGCTTGTCCGTGCTGAGGATTGGCTTCCTCAACTATGAGGACCTCGCCGCATTGCTGGACGGAAGTGAGGAGATCGGGCTGATTTTTTCCGCCACCTTTCCGGAAAGTGAATCCGTTTCCGCACAACCGGGCGCTGTGCCGATGGGCAGTGCGCTCCTGGAATGGCTGGGCATTTCCGGGGATCATTCATCATGGGGGCAGGGAGTTCGGATCGCGGTGCTGGATACCGGCGTGAGCCCGCACCCTGCCTTCGGCGGGCAGGTCATTCCCATCGGTCAGGCGGGTGACCCGAATGGCCATGGCACGGCGGTGGCTTCCATGATTCTGGGAAATACCCTGCAACTGCCGGGCGTCGCTCCCGGATCCACCGTGATCTCGCTCCAGGTGGCGGATGAACACGGATACTCGGACAGTTTCAGGATCGCGGAGGGCATTCTGGCGGCGATGGATGCCGGAGCGGTCATCATCAACATTTCCCTCGGCAGCACCGGGGACAGCGCATTGCTGAGGAGCGTGGTGGCGATGGCGCGGGATGCGGGTGTGCTGATCGTCGCACCCACCGGCAACTCCGGGAGCAACCAGGTGTTGATGCCGGCGGCCTACGACGGCGTCATCGCGGTGGGGGCTGTGGACAAAGCGGGGCAGGTGCTGGCCTTTTCAAACACGGGCATGGGGATCGACCTGGTGGCACCCGGCTACGGCCTGAATGCGGCGTGGACGGAGGACGGTGCGGCGGCGGTCAGCGGGACCTCCTTCAGCGGACCGATCGTGGCGGGGATGATTGCGGGCGTCATGCAGCAGATGGGCGTCACCAATCTCCAGGCATGGGACATCATTCTGAAGAACCTGGATGAAACCGGGCAGCCGGGGTACGATCAGATCACCGGAAATGGAACACCGAACGCAGAAAGGATACTGGCGTCCGGAACCCCTGGCATCCATGATGCGGCGTTCGCCTCCTATTGGGTGGACCCCGCGAAACCGGACCAGATGCAGGTGACCATCCAGAACCGGGGGACCGAGCCGCTGGTCAACACCGCGGTCACGGTCAAGGGGCCGAGCGGGATCAGATACTTCAACTCGACATCGCTCAAGGTCGGCGGAATCCAGACGTTTTCCGTGCCCATGGGCAGGATCCGGGGCGGAAGCGCCGACTTTGAAACCACCGTCACAGTTTCCGGTGGCCAGCAGGACCTCCGGCCGGGTAACAATGTCCGGGTTGAAACCCACACACCGTCTCAGGGCTGGTAG
- a CDS encoding sigma-70 family RNA polymerase sigma factor, producing the protein MSDGRFATTRWTLVMNAGLHGSAEAETALAALCETYWFPIYSFIRRHGRSKEDAEDLTQAFFAALLDRRAFGQLDQEQGKFRGFLLATVKNFLSNARDRERALKRGGGIAHLSLDWESADSRFAIACGDGRTPDEEFDREWALTLLARVLSLLEDEFSHSGRAEEFGVLKGHLTGKEAGMPYEDAARLLDMEAGAVRVRVHRLRKRYRELLKQEISSTLVHPAMVEEELSALMGAFR; encoded by the coding sequence ATGAGTGACGGCCGTTTCGCCACCACGCGGTGGACTCTCGTGATGAACGCGGGGCTTCACGGCTCGGCGGAAGCGGAGACGGCGCTTGCCGCTCTCTGTGAAACCTACTGGTTTCCCATCTACTCCTTCATCCGCCGCCACGGTCGTTCGAAGGAGGATGCGGAGGATCTCACGCAGGCGTTCTTCGCCGCGTTGCTTGACCGTCGGGCGTTCGGGCAACTTGATCAGGAGCAAGGAAAGTTCCGGGGCTTCCTGCTGGCGACGGTGAAGAACTTCCTTTCGAACGCCAGGGACAGGGAACGGGCTCTGAAGCGTGGCGGCGGCATCGCCCATCTCTCGCTGGACTGGGAGAGTGCGGACTCCCGCTTCGCCATCGCCTGCGGTGATGGCAGGACGCCTGATGAGGAATTCGACCGCGAGTGGGCCCTGACTTTGCTGGCGCGCGTCCTCTCGCTGCTGGAGGATGAATTTTCCCACTCCGGAAGAGCGGAGGAATTCGGCGTGTTGAAAGGCCACCTGACCGGCAAGGAGGCCGGAATGCCCTATGAAGACGCCGCCCGCTTGCTGGATATGGAGGCGGGAGCGGTCCGCGTGAGGGTCCACCGCCTGCGGAAACGCTATCGGGAGCTTCTCAAGCAGGAGATCTCCTCAACCCTGGTCCATCCGGCGATGGTTGAAGAAGAGTTGTCCGCACTGATGGGGGCGTTCCGTTGA